A single Tuberibacillus sp. Marseille-P3662 DNA region contains:
- a CDS encoding iron chelate uptake ABC transporter family permease subunit, with protein MNDRMKLSILVVLALVLIGGFMFIDVGDDWAYVLPRRGEKIIAIVLTGGSVAFSTVIFQTMTNNKILTPSIIGLDSLYMLIQTVIVFVFGSTTLTMMDQNVHFLLSVGLMVLFSGVLFKILFNREGRNIYFLLLVGLIFGTFFQSISSFMEVLIAPNEFMMVRDKMFASFNNVNTDILILAIVAVLSVVVYFLKFSKYLDVLALGKEHAVNLGVNYDCVVKRLLVIVAILVSISTALVGPITFLGLLVANVTYQILHTYQHQSLIAGAILVSIIALVGGQLIVEHVFVFSTTISVIINLVGGIYFIYLLLKGRGS; from the coding sequence ATGAATGATCGAATGAAGCTAAGTATTCTAGTTGTGCTTGCACTCGTATTAATCGGAGGATTTATGTTCATCGATGTGGGTGATGATTGGGCCTATGTGCTTCCTAGGCGTGGTGAGAAAATCATAGCGATTGTGTTAACGGGGGGATCTGTTGCCTTCTCAACCGTTATATTTCAGACGATGACCAATAATAAAATCCTGACGCCGAGCATTATTGGATTAGACTCCCTTTATATGTTAATTCAAACGGTTATCGTCTTTGTGTTTGGATCAACGACCCTAACAATGATGGATCAAAATGTTCATTTCTTACTGTCAGTTGGTTTGATGGTCCTGTTTTCGGGAGTCTTGTTTAAAATCCTTTTTAATCGAGAAGGACGCAACATTTATTTTCTACTGTTAGTGGGGTTAATCTTCGGGACGTTTTTCCAAAGTATATCGTCTTTCATGGAGGTGCTGATTGCCCCAAATGAATTTATGATGGTGCGAGACAAGATGTTTGCGAGTTTTAATAATGTGAATACAGACATTCTCATACTCGCTATTGTTGCTGTCTTATCCGTTGTTGTTTACTTTCTGAAGTTTAGCAAATACTTAGATGTGTTAGCCCTTGGGAAAGAGCATGCGGTTAATTTAGGTGTCAATTATGATTGTGTTGTCAAACGACTCCTAGTCATCGTTGCTATTCTCGTGTCCATTTCAACAGCATTGGTTGGACCGATCACTTTCTTGGGATTGCTTGTTGCTAACGTTACCTATCAGATTTTACATACCTATCAGCATCAGTCCTTGATTGCCGGGGCCATCTTGGTCAGCATCATTGCTTTAGTTGGCGGCCAGTTAATAGTTGAGCATGTATTTGTATTTTCAACAACAATCAGTGTGATCATTAATCTCGTTGGCGGCATTTATTTTATCTATCTGCTTTTAAAGGGGCGTGGGTCATGA
- a CDS encoding zf-HC2 domain-containing protein, whose product MTRNHDLIKDLLTLYADDMVSDKTKAVIQDHLASCTECQQLLRDIQEEEHLTTLPPLTADHAFEVEEHGRGTPFIKKLRKLMLIVAVVAVCLFGVFSIVSWISGKQAARGQYEQEKLAHDRELVQIDSELVSLSPPQEEIFKQTGINIHFTERSFSTKKSKIAYKYTWDNPKIDYIMEDVYWPNHLIATDLTNNDVFGRIKNTTYTGAMSEQETWVLEGIKKDTKMVGVELPNIAVFFKPPSFSIKLNQDGTTPIQKEMAFNGIRFQIKKAKVEDSRIHVYYQQLDKINEVGLYELSFSVVDAHNKQWSTEPKINFDMGKNRVAEIPLYKKAKPPYHLQLEHAVLIIPGMHYKFSVTPPSS is encoded by the coding sequence ATGACTCGTAATCATGATTTAATTAAGGATTTATTGACTTTGTACGCAGATGATATGGTGAGTGATAAGACAAAGGCAGTGATACAAGATCACTTGGCATCCTGCACCGAATGTCAGCAGCTATTGCGGGATATTCAGGAAGAGGAGCACTTGACGACGCTTCCTCCTTTGACCGCTGACCACGCCTTTGAGGTAGAAGAACACGGCAGAGGAACACCGTTCATTAAAAAACTCAGAAAGCTCATGCTCATCGTGGCCGTCGTCGCTGTCTGTTTATTCGGCGTGTTCTCCATTGTCAGCTGGATATCCGGTAAACAAGCCGCAAGAGGTCAATATGAACAGGAAAAATTGGCCCATGATCGCGAATTAGTCCAAATTGATTCTGAGCTTGTCTCATTATCCCCGCCGCAGGAGGAAATTTTTAAGCAAACTGGCATTAACATTCACTTCACAGAACGAAGCTTTTCGACTAAGAAGAGTAAGATTGCTTACAAATATACATGGGATAACCCCAAAATTGACTATATTATGGAGGATGTCTATTGGCCGAACCACCTTATTGCAACGGACTTAACCAATAATGATGTGTTTGGCCGGATAAAAAATACAACCTACACCGGCGCGATGTCGGAACAAGAAACATGGGTCTTAGAAGGTATTAAGAAAGATACAAAAATGGTCGGGGTAGAATTGCCAAATATCGCCGTTTTCTTTAAGCCCCCTAGTTTTTCAATTAAATTAAACCAAGATGGCACGACACCGATTCAGAAGGAAATGGCATTCAATGGGATCCGCTTTCAAATTAAGAAAGCGAAGGTGGAGGATTCGCGTATTCATGTTTATTACCAACAATTAGATAAGATCAACGAAGTCGGTTTATATGAACTGAGTTTCAGCGTTGTTGATGCTCACAATAAACAATGGAGTACAGAACCCAAAATCAATTTCGATATGGGGAAAAACAGAGTGGCTGAAATTCCTTTATATAAGAAAGCTAAGCCTCCTTATCACCTGCAGCTAGAGCACGCCGTCCTAATTATTCCAGGGATGCATTATAAATTTTCTGTAACGCCCCCTTCATCTTAA
- a CDS encoding zf-HC2 domain-containing protein, with amino-acid sequence MKKHCEIIEDLLPLYVDQVTNTETKMFVTDHLTECERCRQIKAELLKNKSYAVNMMQPSPTEPSPYELAFVKHIQKSRRWSGASFILLIFLFSLICWFLV; translated from the coding sequence GTGAAGAAACATTGTGAGATCATCGAGGACTTGTTGCCCTTATATGTTGATCAGGTGACCAATACGGAGACAAAGATGTTTGTGACCGATCATTTAACTGAATGTGAACGGTGCCGGCAAATAAAAGCCGAACTACTAAAGAATAAAAGTTATGCCGTAAATATGATGCAGCCCTCGCCGACCGAGCCTTCGCCTTATGAACTTGCATTTGTCAAACACATTCAAAAAAGCAGACGCTGGTCGGGGGCTTCCTTTATCCTCTTGATATTCCTTTTTTCATTGATCTGTTGGTTCCTTGTTTGA
- a CDS encoding RNA polymerase sigma factor has translation MALFDSLRKFSKNGQSLMDKLEEFYKDNRSIVYLYFYNLIGSPEESEELTQETFYQAVKSIHRFKGQSTLKTWLMQIARNTYRNKIRALAKRKYVETTEKIELQGDETFNPQKILSERQVTCDIQRIFKQMPPDYRDVLIFKEVHGFSHAEIAQILEKTPQTTKVLLYRAKKKFKALYEKEVVYREETL, from the coding sequence TTGGCTCTGTTCGATTCGTTACGAAAGTTTAGCAAAAATGGTCAGTCACTCATGGACAAATTAGAGGAGTTTTATAAGGACAATCGATCTATCGTCTATTTATATTTTTACAATTTAATCGGTTCGCCTGAAGAAAGCGAAGAATTAACGCAGGAAACGTTTTATCAAGCAGTTAAATCGATTCATCGATTTAAAGGTCAGTCCACATTAAAGACTTGGCTGATGCAGATTGCCCGGAATACGTATCGAAATAAAATCCGGGCATTAGCTAAAAGAAAATACGTTGAGACAACTGAGAAGATCGAATTGCAGGGTGATGAAACCTTTAATCCTCAAAAAATATTAAGCGAACGGCAAGTAACTTGTGATATTCAGCGCATATTTAAACAAATGCCCCCGGATTACAGGGATGTCCTGATCTTTAAAGAAGTCCATGGATTCTCACACGCTGAGATTGCTCAAATCCTTGAAAAAACCCCTCAAACGACAAAGGTTTTACTGTATAGAGCAAAAAAGAAGTTCAAGGCTTTATATGAAAAAGAGGTGGTGTATCGTGAAGAAACATTGTGA
- a CDS encoding iron ABC transporter ATP-binding protein: MIEVKQLTKQYDQVNVVNNISLNIAKGSITSFIGPNGAGKSTLLSMVSRLISKDEGEVTIDGELMGHYKSNDLAKRISILRQSNHLNLRLTIKELVSFGRFPYSQGRLQPEDWDYVYEAIQYMELEDMQDKYIDQLSGGQLQRAYIAMVIAQNTDYILLDEPLNNLDMKHSVQIMKVLRRLVDELGKTVILVIHDINFASCYSDYIVALKEGELVKEGTTDEVITRSVLKDVYEMDMMIERINGNRICIYFT; encoded by the coding sequence ATGATCGAAGTTAAACAATTGACCAAGCAATATGATCAGGTGAATGTGGTGAATAATATCTCACTCAATATTGCTAAAGGGTCAATCACATCATTTATCGGTCCTAATGGCGCCGGTAAAAGCACCCTGCTGTCCATGGTCAGTCGGCTTATATCAAAGGATGAGGGTGAGGTGACGATTGATGGAGAATTGATGGGTCATTATAAAAGTAATGATTTGGCAAAAAGGATATCAATTCTGAGGCAGTCAAATCATCTGAATCTCAGGTTAACAATTAAGGAATTAGTGAGCTTTGGTCGCTTTCCCTATTCGCAGGGGCGATTACAGCCCGAGGATTGGGATTATGTCTATGAAGCTATTCAATATATGGAACTGGAAGACATGCAAGATAAGTATATTGATCAGTTAAGCGGCGGACAATTACAAAGAGCCTATATTGCGATGGTAATTGCGCAAAATACGGACTATATCTTGTTAGACGAGCCGCTTAATAATTTAGATATGAAACATTCCGTACAAATCATGAAAGTCCTCCGGCGATTGGTTGATGAACTCGGTAAAACGGTTATTCTTGTTATCCATGATATCAATTTTGCTTCTTGTTACTCCGATTATATCGTGGCACTAAAAGAAGGAGAACTCGTAAAAGAAGGAACAACCGATGAAGTGATCACCCGCTCGGTATTAAAAGATGTTTACGAGATGGACATGATGATTGAGCGGATTAATGGTAATCGAATATGTATTTATTTCACGTAA
- a CDS encoding siderophore ABC transporter substrate-binding protein: MKKTFLTLVVAVVLAMVVTACGSNGSSSSANGAEQSKVNNAETLTVQHELGTTKVKKNPDNVVVFDFGALDSLNEMNVDVAGVAKSSLPPYLSKYDDDKYANVGSLKEPDFEKINELNPGLIIISGRQSGSYEELSKIAPTIYVGVDNKNYMTSFKKNMRTLGKIFDKTSVVKKTLGEIDSQIQELKAKASTMDKKGLIVLTTGGKMSAYGPGSRFGIIHDVFGVKPVDKNIKASTHGQKISSEYISEKNPDYLFVIDRDSAIGRGASAKKVIENALVKKTNASKSDHIVYLNPNYWYLSGGGLASVQEMVKEIDKGLE, translated from the coding sequence ATGAAGAAAACGTTTCTTACATTAGTCGTGGCAGTTGTGTTGGCGATGGTTGTGACAGCTTGCGGGTCAAATGGTTCTTCTTCGAGTGCTAATGGAGCAGAACAATCGAAAGTAAACAATGCTGAGACATTAACGGTTCAGCATGAATTGGGAACCACGAAAGTCAAGAAAAACCCTGACAATGTCGTCGTGTTTGATTTTGGTGCCTTGGATTCTTTGAATGAAATGAATGTGGACGTTGCCGGTGTTGCCAAGAGCAGCCTACCACCGTATTTGTCTAAATATGACGATGACAAATATGCGAATGTCGGTAGTTTGAAGGAACCAGATTTTGAAAAAATTAACGAACTTAATCCTGGTTTAATTATTATTTCCGGACGGCAATCGGGATCCTATGAAGAGCTTAGTAAGATTGCACCAACCATATATGTGGGTGTTGATAACAAAAACTATATGACATCATTTAAAAAGAATATGAGAACCCTTGGTAAGATTTTTGACAAGACATCTGTTGTTAAAAAGACCTTGGGAGAGATTGATAGCCAAATTCAAGAGTTGAAGGCAAAGGCTTCAACCATGGATAAAAAGGGACTAATTGTATTAACCACTGGCGGTAAGATGAGTGCATACGGCCCCGGCTCTAGATTCGGTATTATTCATGATGTCTTTGGCGTCAAACCTGTAGATAAAAATATTAAAGCATCGACTCATGGTCAAAAAATATCATCTGAATATATCTCTGAAAAGAATCCTGACTACCTCTTTGTTATTGATAGAGATTCAGCGATTGGACGGGGGGCATCAGCTAAAAAAGTCATTGAGAATGCTTTAGTGAAAAAGACCAATGCGTCTAAAAGTGATCATATTGTCTACTTGAATCCGAACTATTGGTATCTTTCTGGCGGTGGCTTAGCATCCGTACAAGAAATGGTTAAGGAAATCGATAAAGGGTTGGAATAA